Proteins encoded by one window of Drosophila melanogaster chromosome X:
- the out gene encoding outsiders, isoform A, with product MEKSSLTEKNHTQVYNDTTKPKKPKRRDKSDLGPDFVAPDGGWGWVVCLAAGLNNFFLFPALQQYGLIYRVRMQSLGFDAKQTTTIVNVVMAISSLVGIVNGAMFRRFTFRQVALTGTSLAFLGVFLSAFCTTFWQYIICLSAIFGIGLGLAMAATSLAVNTYFKLKRRRATGFSWTITGLGPIFFPQVSTVLLGYYGAQGTILIYAGIAMNAILCALTLQPVLWHVKKPEKPVHNTIEGIAETEKLQPELLEANGNLLSPSNDPWKDYECKYCQYQKRSKRGLFSSQYLFNVDDPERPGYEITEPGTPMLARANDGWFGSKLSLTSESAGGARSRTRQALMRQVSSRSRENLDRLEQNRHDQGPDTPSAAALYKPNYFNREREDLDRYASKTSVYSRPGQDELLRCTCAEDKALLQKTAESLQVNLFNNSADNTEAEEEAKRRMTFFQKVSKFFDLDLLRDFTFVNLAVGMSIMMFGEMNFSVLTPFILNSFGYTDTQISLVMSLLACMDISVRFLAPLALEKVKLDNRVLFAFGILCIAVGRVVVAFTDSYEIMIGVFLLIGFGKAFRTIFSPLIIPSYVPLNRLPAASGLQLIFNTIFSFAMGPILGILTEAYGYAATIHTINALTLLALLLWLAESVVRRILGIPSKGLGQ from the exons ATGGAAAAATCCAGCTTAACGGAGAAGAATCACACCCAAGTGTACAATGACACAACGAAGCCAAAGAAGCCCAAGCGTCGCGACAAGAGCGATCTGGGTCCGGATTTTGTGGCGCCCGACGGGGGATGGGGCTGGGTGGTCTGTCTGGCAGCCGGTTTGAATAAC TTCTTCCTTTTCCCGGCTCTGCAGCAGTATGGCCTGATCTACAGGGTGCGGATGCAATCGCTGGGCTTCGATGCCAAGCAAACCACGACCATTGTGAACGTGGTGATGGCAATCTCCTCGCTAGTGG GCATTGTCAATGGCGCCATGTTCCGGCGGTTCACATTCCGTCAGGTGGCCCTGACCGGCACCAGTCTGGCCTTCCTGGGCGTCTTCTTGTCGGCCTTTTGCACCACCTTCTGGCAGTATATCATCTGTCTGTCGGCGATATTTGGTATCGGTTTGGGTCTTGCCATGGCCGCCACCTCACTGGCGGTCAATACGTACTTCAAGCTGAAGAGGCGTCGTGCCACGGGTTTCTCGTGGACGATCACTGGCCTGGGACCCATATTCTTTCCGCAGGTGTCTACCGTCCTGTTGGGCTACTATGGTGCCCAGGGCACCATTCTGATCTATGCTGGAATCGCCATGAATGCCATTCTCTGCGCTTTGACCCTGCAACCCGTACTTTGGCATGTGAAGAAGCCCGAAAAACCAGTTCACAATACAATCGAGGGAATTGCCGAGACGGAGAAGCTGCAACCAGAACTTTTGGAGGCCAATGGCAATCTGTTGTCGCCCAGCAATGATCCGTGGAAGGATTACGAGTGCAAGTACTGTCAGTATCAGAAACGTTCTAAGCGAGGCCTTTTCTCGTCCCAATACCTCTTCAATGTCGATGATCCCGAGAGGCCGGGGTACGAGATCACCGAGCCAGGAACTCCCATGTTGGCTCGCGCCAATGACGGTTGGTTCGGGTCGAAGCTCTCCCTGACCTCGGAGAGCGCGGGAGGAGCTCGCTCTCGCACTCGTCAAGCTCTGATGCGTCAGGTTTCATCCAGAAGTCGTGAGAATCTCGATAGACTGGAACAGAATCGTCATGACCAGGGTCCAGACACTCCATCCGCTGCGGCCTTGTACAAGCCAAACTACTTCAATCGGGAGCGCGAGGATCTCGATCGCTATGCCAGCAAGACGAGCGTGTATTCTCGGCCTGGTCAGGATGAGCTGCTGCGCTGCACCTGTGCAGAGGACAAGGCACTGTTGCAAAAGACAGCCGAATCGCTTCAGGTGAACCTGTTCAATAATTCGGCCGACAACACGGAGGCCGAGGAGGAGGCCAAAAGGCGCATGACCTTCTTCCAGAAGGTGAGCAAGTTCTTTGATTTGGATCTACTGCGGGACTTTACATTTGTCAACCTGGCCGTTGGCATGAGCATCATGATGTTTGGCGAGATGAACTTCTCGGTGCTGACACCATTCATTCTGAACAGCTTTGGGTACACGGATACACAGATCTCGCTGGTGATGTCGCTGCTGGCCTGCATGGATATATCGGTGAGATTTCTCGCTCCGCTCGCCTTGGAGAAGGTGAAGCTGGATAACCGTGTGCTGTTTGCCTTCGGCATCCTATGCATCGCCGTGGGCCGCGTGGTTGTGGCCTTTACCGACTCCTACGAGATCATGATCGGCGTCTTCCTGCTGATCGGCTTTGGCAAGGCATTCCGCACCATCTTCTCACCGCTGATAATACCCAGTTACGTTCCGCTCAACCGCTTGCCAGCTGCATCTGGTCTGCAGCTCATCTTCAACACAATATTCTCGTTCGCCATGGGCCCAATTCTTG GTATCTTGACGGAGGCCTACGGTTATGCAGCCACCATTCATACCATCAATGCACTCACCCTTTTGGCTTTACTCCTTTGGTTAGCTGAGTCCGTGGTGCGCCGCATTTTGGGTATACCCTCCAAAGGATTGGGCCAATAG